A genomic stretch from Bacillus sp. E(2018) includes:
- a CDS encoding amino acid permease, protein MNQDTALKKDIGLSVAMSIVIGTVIGSGIFMKPGSVLEYTGNSNLALLAWTLGGLITLAGGLTIAEVATQIPKTGGLYVYMEEVYGKLWGYLSGWVQTVIYGPAVIGALGLYFGSLMVNLFSWDEYFGPWIGIGTVLFLTIINNFGTKYGGFIQNLFTIGKLVPIVLIIIFGITKGNEQILNASSGEVVEISMGAAILATLFAYDGWLMVGFVAGEMKDPGKTLPKAIIGGILVVMAAYLLVNVALLHILPASEIVRLGENSAASAATILFGPLGGKLIAVGIAVSIFGCLNGKILTIPRVPFAMAERNQLPMSKTFSQVSEKYGTPIAATYLQIMIAIIMMIVTDPDYLSEMAIFAVYIFYIFAFCAVFKLRKRNRDKKRTYSVPLFPVVPIFAILGSLYIVVSTILNDPLDSFTAIFITVAGLPVYYWLERNNKQDSF, encoded by the coding sequence ATGAATCAAGACACAGCATTGAAAAAAGATATTGGGTTATCTGTAGCTATGTCCATCGTGATTGGAACGGTAATTGGATCAGGCATCTTTATGAAACCTGGAAGTGTTCTCGAATATACAGGAAATTCTAATCTGGCACTATTAGCCTGGACTCTTGGAGGTTTGATCACGTTAGCAGGAGGATTAACGATTGCTGAAGTGGCAACTCAAATTCCAAAGACAGGTGGTTTGTATGTTTATATGGAAGAAGTATACGGTAAGCTTTGGGGATACTTGAGCGGTTGGGTTCAGACTGTTATCTATGGTCCAGCGGTAATTGGGGCTTTAGGATTATACTTCGGTTCATTAATGGTTAACTTGTTTTCGTGGGATGAATACTTTGGACCTTGGATCGGAATAGGTACAGTTCTTTTCCTTACGATTATCAATAACTTTGGAACGAAGTATGGAGGTTTTATCCAAAATTTATTCACGATTGGAAAACTGGTTCCGATCGTTTTGATTATTATTTTTGGGATAACAAAAGGAAACGAACAAATATTAAATGCTTCAAGTGGAGAAGTTGTTGAGATTTCAATGGGGGCAGCGATTCTTGCGACACTTTTTGCTTATGATGGATGGTTGATGGTTGGTTTCGTAGCGGGTGAGATGAAGGATCCAGGAAAAACGTTACCTAAAGCCATCATTGGTGGAATCTTAGTCGTCATGGCAGCCTATTTGTTGGTTAATGTTGCACTTCTGCACATTTTGCCTGCATCAGAAATTGTAAGATTAGGAGAGAATTCGGCCGCGTCTGCTGCAACGATTCTATTTGGACCACTAGGCGGGAAATTAATAGCAGTTGGAATCGCAGTTTCGATTTTTGGCTGTTTAAACGGTAAGATCTTAACCATTCCGCGTGTTCCTTTTGCAATGGCAGAACGTAATCAGCTTCCGATGTCAAAAACGTTTAGCCAGGTTAGTGAAAAATATGGTACACCTATTGCTGCTACGTATTTACAAATCATGATCGCGATCATCATGATGATCGTAACGGATCCAGACTATTTATCAGAAATGGCGATATTTGCTGTTTACATTTTTTATATTTTTGCGTTTTGTGCTGTTTTTAAACTCCGCAAACGTAATCGTGATAAAAAGAGAACCTACAGTGTCCCGTTATTTCCTGTCGTTCCTATTTTTGCGATCTTAGGCTCTTTGTACATCGTAGTATCAACGATACTCAACGATCCTTTAGATAGTTTTACAGCTATCTTTATTACAGTTGCGGGACTTCCCGTGTATTATTGGCTAGAGCGAAATAACAAACAGGACTCTTTTTAG